From a region of the Nitrospira sp. genome:
- a CDS encoding polysaccharide biosynthesis tyrosine autokinase, translating to MAQYELNVIDYWLILKKRKYLILLSAVMVVIFTFLFSEFLKPNPIYEASARVKFERSTTMAQQLLESLSYSNVNDLGTQIEFIRSFPVMERVAMDLERVARDASEEEKRSAAYLNIIYNLGQEITAQREGDTNIIRISATSAAPEQAERMANSTASAYRVENIAARNRLVNESRRFVEEQLGYLEKSLNDSEEALRGFKENEGRVFLSDEARAALDTFTKLEEQYNEVLRKRAEGERQIAVLKRSDAIIGNQTGRIFTEEQNALLTILNQRLLDLIQERDTLLINYTPDHPQVTEQQKKIDNVKSEMIRELKSKVATLMNREEALQEQRDHYRKRYLGYPRAAIQMSRLEREVKVNTDLLATLKGKHQELLIKGAERIEEVTMIAPAMTPRSPINASNVTLNLMIGALMGCFLGIVLAFGRESFDTSIGTIEGVEEFLKVPVLGIIPQFDQNVLKDMAVEVLPPDTPPSVADSLSKLVCLLDPKSVLSESLRSLRTNIQFASMDRRVKSIIFTSAALGEGKSTCVINLAITMAQEGMKVLLVDADLRKPIVHQRLGLEREPGLVDALLGATSWRSYVRSATDLMLGTVGVDRLMNTPGLDNLHVLTSGSESRNPNEFLNINKIKTLTSEMQEEYDIVLIDTPPILPVTDAVAFSSRVDGAILVYQVGRIGRNALKRAKFLLDHAQANVLGVVLTNVKSEVTPEYGLYRYEYR from the coding sequence ATGGCACAGTACGAACTGAACGTCATCGATTACTGGCTCATTCTCAAGAAGCGCAAGTACCTGATCCTGCTTTCCGCCGTCATGGTGGTCATCTTTACATTCCTGTTTTCCGAGTTCCTCAAACCCAACCCGATTTACGAAGCCTCCGCGCGTGTGAAGTTCGAACGTAGTACGACGATGGCTCAACAACTCCTGGAGTCCCTCTCATACTCCAATGTCAACGATCTTGGCACACAGATCGAGTTTATTCGGAGCTTTCCGGTCATGGAACGGGTGGCCATGGATCTCGAGCGCGTCGCCCGAGATGCATCCGAGGAGGAGAAACGATCAGCTGCCTACCTGAACATCATCTACAACTTGGGCCAAGAGATTACGGCGCAGCGAGAGGGAGATACCAACATCATTCGTATTTCAGCCACATCCGCCGCGCCCGAGCAAGCGGAACGGATGGCCAATTCCACGGCGTCTGCCTATCGGGTTGAAAATATCGCTGCGCGGAATCGCCTCGTCAACGAATCGCGACGGTTCGTGGAAGAACAGTTGGGATACTTGGAAAAGAGTCTCAATGATTCCGAGGAAGCGTTGCGCGGCTTTAAGGAAAATGAAGGCCGGGTATTTCTGTCGGACGAAGCGAGAGCCGCGCTGGATACCTTTACCAAACTGGAAGAACAGTACAACGAAGTCTTGCGCAAGCGCGCTGAAGGCGAACGCCAGATCGCCGTGCTGAAACGATCGGATGCGATCATCGGGAATCAGACGGGCCGGATCTTTACCGAGGAACAAAATGCTCTTCTCACGATCCTGAACCAACGGTTGCTGGATTTGATCCAGGAGAGAGACACCTTACTCATCAATTACACGCCTGATCACCCTCAAGTGACGGAACAGCAAAAGAAGATAGACAATGTCAAATCTGAAATGATCCGAGAGTTAAAGTCCAAAGTTGCCACGCTGATGAATCGCGAAGAGGCACTGCAAGAACAACGGGATCACTATCGGAAGCGCTACCTCGGATACCCTCGCGCCGCGATTCAAATGAGCCGATTGGAGCGCGAGGTGAAAGTGAATACGGATCTCCTCGCAACGCTGAAAGGAAAGCATCAGGAGTTGTTGATCAAGGGAGCGGAGCGGATCGAGGAAGTAACGATGATCGCCCCAGCCATGACTCCCAGGAGTCCCATCAATGCATCAAACGTCACATTGAATCTGATGATCGGGGCGTTGATGGGATGCTTCCTCGGCATTGTGCTTGCGTTTGGCCGTGAATCGTTCGACACCTCGATCGGTACGATCGAAGGAGTCGAAGAGTTTCTCAAAGTGCCCGTCCTGGGAATCATTCCACAGTTCGATCAAAACGTCCTCAAAGACATGGCCGTGGAAGTGTTGCCTCCGGATACACCTCCTTCCGTAGCCGACAGTTTGTCGAAGCTGGTGTGCCTGCTCGATCCCAAGTCTGTCTTGTCAGAAAGCCTTCGGTCGCTTCGAACGAATATCCAGTTCGCCAGCATGGATCGGAGAGTCAAATCGATCATTTTCACGAGTGCCGCTCTGGGTGAAGGCAAGAGTACCTGCGTCATCAATCTGGCAATCACCATGGCGCAAGAGGGGATGAAGGTGCTGTTGGTCGATGCCGACCTCCGCAAGCCGATCGTGCATCAACGATTGGGTTTAGAGCGCGAGCCAGGACTGGTCGATGCCTTGCTGGGGGCGACCTCATGGCGATCCTATGTTCGCTCGGCGACGGATCTGATGCTTGGGACGGTCGGTGTTGATCGGTTGATGAATACCCCGGGGCTGGACAATCTCCATGTGCTCACCAGCGGGTCAGAATCCCGAAATCCGAACGAGTTCTTGAACATCAATAAGATCAAAACGCTGACATCCGAAATGCAAGAAGAGTACGACATCGTGTTGATCGATACTCCGCCGATTCTGCCGGTCACGGATGCGGTCGCCTTTAGCTCCCGCGTGGATGGAGCCATTCTCGTGTACCAGGTCGGTCGGATCGGGCGCAATGCGCTTAAACGCGCAAAGTTCTTGCTCGACCATGCACAGGCGAATGTTCTTGGAGTGGTCCTGACCAACGTGAAATCGGAAGTCACGCCGGAGTACGGGCTCTATCGCTACGAGTATCGTTAA
- a CDS encoding glycosyltransferase family 4 protein, which translates to MTWFLFCYWYEPDAPRDPVGLVRMWTLADALTRVGDRVTLFPPRYRSALRRRVCTVVPIRLIHLRWLRPISYALFSFIQGLMRAMLGRPDVVYYRWMDSPHALVLAKLLGVPCVCEVNGEPVPEWLDDRTRVVQSLKRLLARLALRHCDRIVVLTEGLRSLLHERYDVPLDRMAILPSGTDVQLFVPRDAVAARLELGLSPSRPYVGFVGSFYRYQGLDALLNSMMVVRKVHPTAQLILVGDGEATEALKQQAAQLGLEDSITWTGRIPYWEVPVWISAMSVCVAPFRGDRGETSPVKIFDYLACGRPVVASAIPSVVSIFTADSGVQLVPPDEAHPLADAIGALLNDSAQCGVMGAQGRRFVESRFSWMAIVGQLRRWLDEDITASHHAHSHVL; encoded by the coding sequence GTGACTTGGTTTCTCTTTTGCTATTGGTATGAGCCGGATGCTCCTCGTGATCCGGTTGGATTGGTCCGAATGTGGACCTTGGCGGACGCGCTCACCAGGGTTGGAGATAGAGTCACGCTCTTTCCCCCGCGGTATCGGTCCGCGCTGAGACGGCGTGTCTGCACCGTCGTTCCCATTCGGCTCATCCACCTGCGGTGGCTCCGCCCGATTTCGTATGCACTGTTTTCGTTCATACAGGGGCTGATGCGAGCCATGCTCGGCAGGCCGGATGTCGTATACTACCGATGGATGGACAGTCCACACGCATTGGTTCTGGCAAAGCTTCTTGGCGTGCCGTGTGTCTGCGAGGTGAACGGGGAGCCGGTTCCCGAATGGCTCGATGATCGAACGCGAGTCGTACAAAGTCTCAAGCGGCTCTTGGCCCGACTGGCATTGCGGCATTGTGACCGCATCGTCGTGCTGACGGAAGGATTGCGGTCGTTGCTCCATGAGCGCTATGACGTTCCGCTTGATCGCATGGCAATACTTCCCAGCGGAACGGATGTGCAATTGTTTGTCCCGCGTGACGCGGTGGCTGCTCGATTGGAGCTGGGTCTCTCGCCTTCCCGCCCGTACGTTGGATTTGTCGGAAGCTTCTATCGTTATCAGGGTTTGGATGCTCTGCTGAATTCCATGATGGTGGTCAGGAAGGTGCATCCGACGGCACAGCTCATTTTGGTGGGCGATGGGGAGGCGACTGAAGCACTCAAGCAACAGGCAGCGCAACTGGGTCTGGAGGACAGCATTACATGGACGGGCCGTATTCCATACTGGGAGGTGCCGGTTTGGATCAGTGCCATGAGTGTCTGTGTGGCTCCGTTTCGCGGCGATCGAGGTGAGACCTCACCCGTGAAGATTTTTGACTATCTCGCTTGTGGCCGGCCGGTGGTGGCGAGCGCCATCCCGTCCGTCGTCTCGATATTCACGGCTGATAGCGGCGTGCAATTAGTGCCGCCGGATGAGGCGCACCCGCTCGCGGATGCGATCGGCGCACTCTTGAATGACTCGGCGCAATGCGGAGTCATGGGTGCGCAGGGTCGCCGCTTCGTAGAAAGCAGATTTTCTTGGATGGCCATCGTGGGACAACTTCGCCGATGGCTCGATGAAGATATCACCGCCTCGCATCATGCACATTCTCACGTACTGTGA
- a CDS encoding SLBB domain-containing protein encodes MRWLRREPVAIGVVAMGVVLLLTGCRNPGQSTLPPSAVGTIPYSLPPLPKGDVYADETVPTAETPIETGDTLEVVIRRGAGEEKFSSLIRENGSVSVGFMEVAVGGLTVAEAEQRVQEAAKPFMRDPRVQIALKKKLLKVKRVFVFGDVRKPGVVPMARNMTVLQALAAADNFQETALLEEIRVVRGGDFTKPRILTADVARLFTYGDLSRNISLEENDVVFVPREHLGDATEAAKKIMPIIQVAIMPIYPAYLIPAFTTRP; translated from the coding sequence ATGCGGTGGCTCAGAAGAGAACCGGTCGCGATCGGTGTCGTGGCGATGGGGGTCGTGCTGCTTCTAACAGGCTGTCGAAACCCTGGGCAATCCACATTGCCTCCTTCGGCGGTAGGCACTATTCCCTATTCGCTTCCTCCGTTGCCGAAAGGTGATGTGTATGCCGATGAAACGGTTCCAACCGCGGAGACGCCGATCGAAACAGGAGATACGTTGGAAGTTGTTATCCGGAGAGGTGCGGGAGAAGAAAAGTTCAGCAGTTTGATACGAGAAAACGGGTCCGTATCCGTAGGGTTCATGGAAGTGGCCGTCGGCGGCCTCACCGTGGCTGAGGCCGAGCAGCGTGTTCAGGAAGCGGCCAAGCCTTTCATGCGGGACCCGCGCGTTCAGATCGCGCTCAAGAAAAAACTGCTCAAGGTCAAGCGGGTGTTCGTGTTCGGAGATGTCAGAAAACCAGGGGTCGTTCCCATGGCGCGCAACATGACGGTCTTGCAGGCGTTGGCCGCTGCCGACAACTTTCAGGAGACCGCGCTTTTGGAAGAGATTCGAGTGGTGCGGGGAGGGGATTTCACAAAACCGCGTATTCTGACCGCCGATGTGGCGCGCCTGTTTACATATGGAGACCTCTCACGAAATATCTCGCTTGAAGAGAACGATGTCGTCTTTGTCCCGCGCGAACACCTGGGGGATGCGACCGAGGCGGCAAAGAAGATTATGCCGATTATTCAGGTTGCAATCATGCCGATTTATCCGGCGTATCTGATTCCGGCATTTACGACCAGGCCCTAG
- a CDS encoding glycosyltransferase family 4 protein, with product MKISPPRIMHILTYCDEDLGVAAGGSRQVLELAQALSLRGHDITVVAPEFHQNEPGFSVPAKIHMQWVPVVRWGRMRPISFLVNSIRTLERLLCTTRPDLLLWFDSPGQMAPLWALRNASCPVVYFVNGLPAEEVRGLWRLGPLLDLLTYGLRHAARRAKAVVSVCPEVLVGLKSLEPVDSKKCFVIRNGVDPDRFCPRSHERARQELRLGSSGPYIGFVGGFFPWHGLDTLVDAMAVVAKSFPTVQCLLVGDGQTKAALEQRVDRLQLSPYIRFTGRVGFDAVPQWIAACDVCVVLHRQTRSYPGDSMKLWEYLACGRPVVATAGSGYGDTVSELRCGLPTAADDPDDLARQLITLLGDHPLRRSMGERGRAAVMRSHTWSARAAQLEQVCHQVIAKTALAA from the coding sequence ATGAAGATATCACCGCCTCGCATCATGCACATTCTCACGTACTGTGACGAAGATCTCGGGGTGGCGGCTGGTGGTTCGCGGCAGGTATTGGAACTTGCCCAAGCATTGTCATTACGAGGGCATGACATCACCGTGGTGGCTCCGGAGTTTCATCAAAACGAACCCGGCTTTTCAGTACCGGCCAAGATCCACATGCAGTGGGTTCCTGTGGTCAGGTGGGGAAGAATGCGTCCTATTTCATTTCTCGTGAACTCGATCCGTACACTCGAAAGACTTTTATGCACAACCCGACCGGATCTGTTGCTGTGGTTCGATTCACCCGGTCAGATGGCCCCGCTCTGGGCTCTGCGAAACGCTTCCTGTCCTGTCGTATACTTTGTCAACGGACTTCCCGCTGAGGAAGTACGAGGCCTGTGGCGACTTGGACCGCTTCTTGATCTGTTAACGTATGGCCTTCGCCATGCAGCAAGGAGAGCGAAGGCTGTCGTGAGTGTATGCCCCGAGGTGTTGGTTGGTCTCAAAAGCCTTGAGCCGGTCGATTCCAAGAAATGCTTCGTCATTAGGAATGGGGTTGACCCAGATCGGTTTTGTCCCCGATCGCATGAACGAGCCAGACAGGAATTGAGGCTTGGTAGCTCAGGACCGTACATCGGATTTGTCGGAGGCTTTTTCCCGTGGCATGGTCTGGATACCTTGGTCGATGCGATGGCCGTCGTTGCGAAATCATTTCCAACGGTTCAATGCCTTTTGGTCGGAGACGGGCAAACAAAGGCCGCACTAGAACAACGGGTTGATCGCCTCCAACTTTCTCCCTACATCCGTTTCACCGGGCGTGTCGGCTTCGATGCCGTGCCCCAATGGATTGCGGCCTGCGATGTCTGTGTGGTTCTCCATCGACAGACTCGCTCTTATCCCGGGGATTCAATGAAGCTATGGGAATATTTGGCCTGTGGGCGACCGGTCGTCGCAACGGCAGGGTCCGGCTACGGAGACACAGTATCTGAGCTGCGCTGCGGTTTGCCGACCGCAGCCGACGATCCAGACGATCTTGCTCGGCAACTCATTACGCTCCTGGGCGACCATCCTCTCCGACGAAGCATGGGAGAGCGCGGGAGGGCTGCCGTGATGAGATCCCATACCTGGTCGGCACGGGCCGCGCAACTCGAGCAGGTCTGTCATCAGGTCATCGCTAAAACAGCGCTTGCGGCATGA
- a CDS encoding HD domain-containing protein: MARLSDLIREQTSDPKRGEPPRPQAAALSLDADRCWYISARQELQRVREAVRSNKAPPLKGCTDLASRLVQLLRRSDELIGWVLDGHTEDYLVDNALHVAVLGAKVGMGLQYSEEDLERLALAGLLHDIGMWTLPASLVEKSESLSDDERDLLRTHPERGRRILAGHGSVFEWVSTISAQEHERWDGNGYPCRLKGNQITEPAQIIGIVDALDAMATARPYRKSLTPHQAIRDLLLHAKTTFSLRVLKAVGDQITLYPVGTRIRLSTGEIGTVSRVNPRYPLRPVVALSKFGAMTELDLSQGMSSHIAEVLQPMAAS, from the coding sequence GTGGCACGGCTGTCTGATCTGATCCGGGAGCAGACTTCTGATCCAAAAAGGGGCGAGCCTCCTCGGCCTCAGGCCGCGGCTTTATCCCTCGATGCCGATCGCTGTTGGTATATTTCGGCGAGGCAGGAGCTACAGCGGGTCAGAGAGGCGGTTCGTTCGAACAAAGCGCCGCCGCTCAAAGGATGCACTGATCTGGCCAGTCGTTTGGTGCAACTACTCCGGCGCAGCGACGAGCTCATCGGATGGGTCTTGGACGGTCATACCGAGGATTATCTCGTAGACAATGCACTGCATGTCGCCGTGTTGGGGGCCAAGGTGGGGATGGGGTTGCAGTACTCCGAGGAAGACTTGGAGCGATTGGCGTTGGCGGGGCTGCTGCACGACATCGGTATGTGGACCCTGCCCGCATCACTCGTCGAGAAGAGTGAATCCCTCTCAGACGACGAGCGAGATCTTCTTCGTACTCACCCTGAACGAGGTCGGCGGATTCTGGCCGGGCATGGCAGCGTGTTTGAATGGGTTTCAACGATAAGCGCGCAGGAGCATGAACGGTGGGACGGCAATGGATATCCATGCCGTTTAAAGGGCAACCAGATCACGGAGCCGGCGCAGATTATCGGCATTGTCGATGCACTGGATGCTATGGCAACGGCGAGGCCCTATCGAAAAAGCCTCACACCTCACCAGGCAATCCGAGACCTGCTGCTCCACGCCAAGACGACATTTTCGCTCCGTGTTTTAAAGGCGGTGGGGGATCAGATCACTCTCTATCCGGTTGGAACAAGGATACGTCTCAGTACAGGAGAGATCGGAACCGTGAGCAGGGTCAATCCGCGGTATCCGCTGCGTCCAGTGGTCGCGCTCTCCAAGTTCGGAGCAATGACCGAATTGGATTTGTCCCAAGGTATGTCGTCGCATATCGCGGAGGTCCTGCAACCCATGGCGGCATCGTAG
- a CDS encoding O-antigen ligase family protein has translation MQHTAVSAQDSLVISVLAVAIALGLTLTTPAIGMQAVVGFLIVLTAFTSVSAALYLLIASMLLSPEIAVGRVEGRGVGGRELSFRMDDILLVIIGASWLVKNIIYRELALFRETPLNRPIAVYMVICVVSTLLGILNGHVRPMTGFFFVLKYFEYFFVFFMVVNHVRSQEQVVGLVSALLVVGLIVSLYAIYQIPSGQRASAPFEGESGEPNTLGGYLVFLLAIMTGLLLHIQIGPIRIALLVLSGFAILALMATLSRSSYLAGAVLLMAVGLTQWRRPRVVTLLLVIMMLIPLLAPANVKQRVNETFFGRQYGGEIKVGKVGLDLSTTERLKSWAYVLKDWVHDPILGRGITGYAWADAQYVKILGETGLAGLVAFGFIIYRLWRCARESFLSQTDPFAKGLAHGLLLGLLALLAHGIGANTFIIIRIMEPFWLCAGLVMLLPTLSAQIESPVRPQEAV, from the coding sequence ATGCAGCACACGGCCGTCAGTGCACAAGACAGCCTCGTTATTTCGGTTCTTGCGGTCGCCATCGCACTCGGCCTGACCCTGACAACACCCGCCATCGGTATGCAAGCCGTCGTCGGCTTTTTGATCGTTCTGACGGCCTTTACCTCCGTGTCTGCTGCGCTCTATCTCCTGATCGCGTCGATGCTGTTGTCGCCGGAAATTGCGGTCGGACGGGTCGAGGGCCGCGGCGTAGGTGGACGGGAACTGTCGTTTCGAATGGACGATATCCTCCTGGTCATCATCGGAGCGAGCTGGTTGGTCAAGAATATCATCTATCGGGAGTTGGCCCTCTTTCGCGAGACGCCACTTAACCGACCGATCGCCGTGTACATGGTGATCTGTGTGGTCTCCACTCTATTGGGCATCTTAAATGGCCACGTCAGACCTATGACAGGTTTTTTCTTCGTCCTGAAATACTTCGAATATTTCTTCGTGTTTTTCATGGTCGTCAACCATGTGCGGTCACAGGAGCAGGTCGTAGGACTTGTGTCGGCTCTGCTTGTCGTGGGTCTGATCGTGAGCTTGTATGCGATTTATCAAATCCCAAGCGGCCAACGCGCATCCGCTCCCTTCGAGGGAGAAAGCGGTGAACCGAATACGCTCGGCGGTTACCTAGTGTTTCTGCTGGCCATCATGACGGGTCTCTTGTTGCATATTCAGATCGGCCCGATCCGCATTGCATTGCTGGTGCTTAGCGGCTTTGCGATCCTGGCGCTCATGGCTACGTTGTCGCGTTCGTCCTACCTCGCCGGCGCCGTCCTGCTCATGGCGGTAGGGTTGACCCAGTGGCGGCGGCCGCGTGTCGTCACGCTCCTGCTCGTCATCATGATGCTGATCCCACTGCTGGCACCTGCGAATGTGAAACAACGAGTGAATGAAACGTTTTTCGGGCGCCAGTATGGGGGAGAAATCAAGGTCGGCAAGGTGGGACTGGATCTTTCGACGACTGAACGCCTGAAGTCATGGGCGTACGTCTTGAAAGACTGGGTTCACGATCCGATCTTAGGGCGTGGAATCACGGGATATGCTTGGGCGGATGCCCAATACGTCAAGATCCTCGGCGAGACGGGCCTTGCGGGGCTCGTCGCCTTCGGATTCATCATCTATCGACTCTGGCGCTGTGCCCGTGAGTCGTTTCTGTCTCAAACCGATCCTTTTGCAAAAGGGTTGGCCCATGGATTGCTTTTGGGCCTGCTCGCCTTGCTTGCCCACGGGATCGGGGCCAATACCTTCATCATCATCCGCATTATGGAGCCATTTTGGCTTTGTGCCGGGCTCGTCATGTTATTGCCGACTCTGTCGGCTCAGATTGAGTCGCCGGTCAGGCCCCAGGAGGCTGTGTGA
- a CDS encoding DNA internalization-related competence protein ComEC/Rec2 encodes MLPSLTAAFLLGLLCGSKLSFFPLSLIGLLVGVAIGFSALERAGYLDARSTLLLYVSVLSGVVYWTVTAPPPQDRASLPALHDTTQATFTARVVAPVQHSIGRQTLLVQTEDAASQSRRIRLVWRDPGVTLHNGDRILFHGHVHRPNGSLNPGGFNYAAYLEQQGIDLVATISGTQAVTLLEKPHSGLWSWSNHIDRWRAGIRDAAIRTLSQPALGVFLGMIIGERGYLEQDLQEWFMVTGTVHLLSISGSHLGLVAVAVFWVIRQGILRLPTNLLLALSRRLTPSKVAILLTWPAVALYALLAGAELATMRSLVMITLAMVAVWLGHERHLGHMMATALLAIVLHDPRAIFDISFQLSFLSVLVMINMISFAQSWNQQEEHADGGLRSRLVNHGLKALSMSGAVTLATFPIVAFYFNQVPWMGVVTNLVAIPFTGIVLVPLGLLAALWTIMSGADSLIYGSALERLFEWMILALRWCAGLPGGEWHVAAPSIPMMALFYSGLIVACIHALPLRVRVASAGMAMVLISWWLVVPGLPRDGDHWRVTFLDVGQGDSAVVELPDGRTVLIDGGSRYERFDMGRGVVAPFLWNRGIHHIDHVVGTHLQLDHVGGLIWVLRHMSVGQYWGVGTERSERFVEDLNAALRHRHIDEQTAVRGKDLLPSGPCQLSILNPPESTSISEMARFHSGSSLNNGSIVSRLQCGVHSILFAADIETGAVSRLTEEGRRPVTILKVPHHGARSSLDRDWLRQLHPQYAVVSVGATNPYGHPVESVLQAYEDEHVTVYRTDRDGAIWVTGRLTSPELTVTRMRDLLVQPVDLPNCLWRCEYQNWRRLFLQLS; translated from the coding sequence ATGCTCCCCTCCCTTACGGCAGCGTTTCTCCTCGGTCTTCTGTGTGGATCGAAACTCTCTTTTTTCCCGCTTTCTCTCATTGGTTTGCTGGTCGGCGTCGCCATTGGATTCAGTGCCCTCGAACGAGCCGGCTATTTAGACGCACGGTCCACGCTGCTCTTGTATGTCAGTGTTCTTTCCGGGGTAGTCTATTGGACCGTCACAGCTCCACCGCCACAGGATCGCGCTTCTTTACCGGCGCTGCATGACACTACTCAAGCCACGTTCACGGCTCGGGTTGTGGCACCTGTTCAGCATAGTATAGGGCGCCAGACACTTCTTGTTCAAACTGAAGACGCGGCTTCACAATCAAGGCGCATACGACTCGTGTGGCGTGATCCGGGTGTCACGCTTCACAATGGCGACCGTATCCTATTTCACGGACACGTTCACCGTCCGAACGGATCGTTGAACCCCGGAGGATTCAATTATGCCGCATATTTAGAGCAGCAAGGCATCGATCTTGTCGCCACTATTAGCGGTACTCAGGCGGTGACGCTGTTGGAGAAGCCCCATAGTGGACTATGGAGTTGGTCGAATCACATCGATCGTTGGAGGGCGGGTATACGGGATGCCGCGATCCGCACGTTGAGCCAGCCAGCCCTGGGAGTATTTCTCGGCATGATCATTGGGGAGCGTGGATACCTCGAGCAAGATCTCCAAGAGTGGTTCATGGTCACCGGAACCGTTCATCTGCTCTCGATCTCCGGCTCACACCTCGGGCTTGTCGCCGTGGCCGTGTTTTGGGTGATAAGACAAGGCATCTTGCGGCTTCCCACCAACCTCTTGTTGGCCCTTTCTCGACGGCTCACGCCTTCGAAGGTCGCGATTCTTCTCACATGGCCGGCTGTCGCGCTGTATGCGTTGCTGGCGGGAGCTGAATTAGCGACCATGCGTTCGCTTGTCATGATTACGCTGGCCATGGTTGCGGTCTGGCTTGGGCACGAACGCCATCTCGGTCACATGATGGCGACGGCTCTCTTGGCGATCGTCTTACACGATCCTCGGGCGATCTTTGATATTTCCTTTCAGCTCTCGTTTCTGTCCGTACTCGTGATGATCAACATGATCTCGTTTGCACAATCATGGAACCAGCAAGAGGAACATGCTGACGGAGGGCTGAGATCCCGCCTCGTGAACCATGGGCTCAAGGCCTTGTCAATGAGCGGGGCTGTGACGTTGGCCACTTTCCCCATCGTCGCATTCTATTTCAATCAGGTTCCATGGATGGGAGTTGTCACCAATCTCGTTGCCATCCCGTTTACGGGTATCGTCCTAGTTCCGCTGGGGCTACTCGCCGCTCTGTGGACGATCATGTCCGGCGCTGATTCCTTGATCTACGGCTCAGCTTTGGAGCGCTTGTTCGAGTGGATGATTCTTGCGCTTCGATGGTGTGCAGGCCTTCCAGGAGGGGAATGGCATGTGGCTGCGCCGTCAATACCGATGATGGCGCTATTTTATTCAGGGCTGATCGTGGCATGTATTCATGCACTGCCGCTGCGCGTCCGGGTTGCGAGCGCCGGTATGGCGATGGTGTTGATCAGTTGGTGGCTTGTCGTTCCAGGATTGCCGAGGGATGGTGATCACTGGCGCGTCACGTTCCTCGATGTCGGACAAGGGGATAGTGCCGTTGTCGAACTGCCGGATGGTCGGACGGTGCTTATCGATGGTGGATCTCGATATGAGCGGTTTGATATGGGGCGTGGGGTGGTGGCGCCATTTCTCTGGAATAGGGGAATCCATCATATTGATCATGTCGTCGGCACACATTTGCAACTGGATCACGTCGGCGGGTTGATTTGGGTGCTCCGACACATGTCAGTCGGTCAGTATTGGGGAGTGGGAACGGAGCGGTCTGAGCGATTCGTCGAAGACCTCAACGCAGCCCTGCGCCATCGGCACATCGATGAACAAACCGCCGTGCGCGGGAAAGACTTGTTACCGTCCGGCCCCTGTCAGTTGAGCATTCTTAATCCGCCTGAGTCGACCAGTATATCTGAGATGGCCCGATTCCACAGTGGATCATCATTGAATAATGGATCCATTGTTTCGCGATTACAGTGCGGAGTTCATTCCATTCTCTTTGCCGCCGACATCGAGACCGGCGCGGTGAGTCGATTGACAGAAGAGGGACGAAGGCCGGTCACCATACTGAAAGTGCCGCATCACGGAGCGCGCAGCTCACTGGATCGGGACTGGCTCCGGCAACTCCACCCACAGTATGCAGTCGTCTCGGTTGGCGCAACCAACCCTTATGGACACCCGGTTGAATCAGTGCTCCAAGCCTATGAAGATGAGCATGTGACTGTCTATCGTACGGATCGTGATGGAGCGATCTGGGTGACAGGACGTTTGACGAGTCCCGAATTGACCGTGACCCGCATGAGAGATCTTCTCGTGCAACCGGTCGATCTTCCCAACTGTCTCTGGCGCTGTGAATACCAGAATTGGCGCCGGCTCTTCCTCCAATTGTCCTGA